In Harpia harpyja isolate bHarHar1 chromosome 8, bHarHar1 primary haplotype, whole genome shotgun sequence, a genomic segment contains:
- the LOC128144947 gene encoding cystatin-B-like gives MAEVGGGGRTGAAATMLCGGTSAARPATKETQQMADEVKPQLEEKEGKKFDVFTAVEFKTQVVAGTNYFIKVHVGNDEFMHLRVFRSLPHENKPLSLHSYQSSKTKHDELAFF, from the exons atggcggaggtgggggggggaggaaggacgGGAGCAGCCGCCACCATGTTGTGCGGGGGAACCTCGGCGGCCCGGCCCGCCACAAAGGAGACGCAGCAGATGGCGGATGAG GTGAAACCTCagctagaagaaaaagaagggaaaaagtttgATGTCTTCACTGCAGTGGAGTTTAAAACACAGGTGGTTGCTGGAACAAACTACTTCATCAAG GTCCATGTTGGCAATGATGAGTTCATGCACCTGCGGGTGTTCAGAAGCCTTCCTCACGAGAATAAGCCGCTGAGTCTCCACAGTTACCAGAGCAGCAAGACCAAGCATGATGAACTGGCTTTTTTCTAG
- the LOC128144948 gene encoding cystatin-A-like: MMPGGLSETKPATPEVQHIVNQVKPQFESKENKTYDIFKAIVYRTQVVAGINYFIKVQVCNDNYVHLRVFESLPHENQGPSLVSFQTGKTRDDPLTYF, from the exons ATGATGCCTGGGGGCTTATCTGAGACCAAGCCTGCTACTCCAGAAGTCCAGCATATCGTTAACCAG gTGAAGCCACAATTTGAAAGCAAGGAGAACAAGACCTATGACATCTTTAAAGCAATAGTGTATAGGACTCAGGTGGTTGCTGGGATAAACTACTTTATTAAG GTCCAAGTTTGCAATGATAACTATGTCCACTTAAGGGTGTTTGAGAGCCTTCCTCATGAGAACCAAGGTCCCAGCCTTGTCAGTTTTCAGACTGGCAAAACCAGAGATGATCCTCTGACCTACTTCTGA